The proteins below are encoded in one region of Pelagicoccus sp. SDUM812003:
- a CDS encoding glycosyl hydrolase 115 family protein, with protein MKSLRKLHLFAVWSIILAFTSPALGEVRIVEQLAAQESGFPIFNDGSAARLVVDSHDATLVDKVARLFAQDIERVTRQKAKVVDAAQTFPERSILIGTIDGNQRIRQLVESGKLDVSDIEGKWERYIVQTVANPFPGVEQVLVIVGSDRRGAAYGVLSISEAMGVSPWYYWADVPVERKAAVFVTGEREVSPAPTVRYRGIFLNDEDWGLQPWAAQTFEPEVGDIGPRTYEKVFELLLRLKANMVAPAMHECTQAFFTVPGNMEMADDYGIMITTSHCEPLLYNNASEWDKATQGEWNYQENKHEIVRSLDERVAQAAGNENIYTIALRGMHDEGMIGVEDSSKVKVLEQAALDQRRILAKHIDRPIEEIPQIFVPYKEVLGIYEQGMKLPEEITIVWPDDNYGYIKKLSNSEERKRSGGSGVYYHISYLGWPNDYLWLNSTPPALMYSELQRAYSLGADKYWLLNVGDIKPGEMGMQQFLDMAWDFSSFDFGMAHDYQAKQLAQLFGEKYTEDLAYIFDRYYYHGFLRKPEFMTGDYRWNSLFEKEDIKDVGFSFESYDEAENRLAEYQRIADKAEGILEELPPEKKAAFFQLVYYPVKGAMLYNSQMLLGSKNRWYATQGRASANGLVSLIVQSQQALAHLTEEYNSLLDGKWKGMMTAPGFLPEPQLPLTDTVSLADEPQWDVFVEEGGSDENGKPKLPTFSKYTPSEYAIEVFSKSLKSIHWSAKATNEWILLSRTQGETYGTDRVAVSIDWEQAPVGEAVGGSIVIESGEERREIEVSVFNPASPNAADLEGLFVENAGVVSIAPADFQRKEEHGEVTFQVIEGLGYSNKALQLGSSVLDEGNGSYVEYDFYTFSSGTATVKVFMLPLFAKDREHGTRYGIQVDDTEYRVFDNDVKEYSMDWAHNVMRNAAINSFEVAIDEPGRHTLKIFCEDPGMIVQKVLIDLGGLKPSYHGPESTLK; from the coding sequence ATGAAATCGCTTCGCAAACTCCACCTATTCGCTGTCTGGTCGATCATCCTAGCGTTTACCTCGCCCGCGCTCGGCGAGGTTCGTATCGTCGAGCAACTCGCTGCCCAGGAAAGTGGATTTCCTATATTCAATGACGGATCGGCCGCTCGCTTGGTGGTGGATTCGCATGATGCCACGCTCGTCGATAAGGTGGCTCGCCTGTTCGCGCAGGACATCGAACGAGTGACTAGGCAAAAGGCAAAGGTCGTGGATGCGGCCCAAACGTTTCCTGAACGATCGATCCTCATCGGTACCATCGATGGAAACCAGCGGATTCGTCAACTCGTGGAGTCAGGTAAACTGGACGTCTCGGACATCGAAGGAAAATGGGAGCGATATATCGTGCAAACCGTAGCGAATCCCTTTCCAGGTGTGGAGCAAGTTTTGGTGATCGTGGGCAGCGATCGTCGCGGCGCCGCGTACGGCGTTCTCAGTATTTCGGAGGCCATGGGAGTCTCGCCATGGTACTACTGGGCGGATGTGCCAGTGGAGCGCAAGGCGGCCGTTTTCGTAACAGGCGAGCGTGAGGTTTCGCCAGCGCCAACGGTTCGGTATCGCGGAATCTTTCTCAATGACGAGGATTGGGGATTGCAGCCATGGGCCGCGCAAACCTTCGAGCCGGAGGTCGGAGATATCGGTCCGCGAACCTACGAAAAGGTATTCGAATTGTTGTTACGCTTGAAAGCTAACATGGTGGCGCCCGCCATGCATGAGTGCACGCAGGCTTTCTTCACGGTTCCCGGGAACATGGAGATGGCGGACGATTACGGGATCATGATCACGACCTCCCATTGCGAGCCACTGCTCTACAACAATGCCAGCGAGTGGGACAAGGCGACCCAAGGCGAATGGAACTATCAGGAAAACAAGCATGAGATCGTGCGTTCTCTCGATGAGCGAGTCGCTCAGGCCGCTGGCAACGAGAACATCTACACCATCGCCCTTCGAGGAATGCATGATGAGGGTATGATTGGGGTGGAGGACTCGAGCAAGGTGAAGGTGTTGGAACAGGCTGCTCTAGATCAAAGGCGTATTTTAGCGAAGCACATCGACCGGCCGATCGAGGAGATTCCGCAGATCTTCGTGCCGTATAAGGAAGTGCTGGGAATCTACGAGCAAGGCATGAAGCTGCCTGAAGAGATTACCATTGTGTGGCCGGATGATAATTATGGATACATCAAGAAGCTTAGCAACAGCGAGGAACGCAAACGCTCCGGCGGCTCTGGCGTGTATTATCATATTTCATACCTTGGTTGGCCGAATGATTATCTTTGGTTGAACTCAACACCGCCTGCGTTGATGTACTCCGAATTGCAGCGGGCGTATTCGCTCGGCGCGGACAAGTACTGGTTGCTAAATGTGGGGGACATCAAGCCTGGCGAGATGGGGATGCAGCAGTTTCTCGATATGGCTTGGGACTTTTCCTCCTTCGATTTTGGGATGGCGCACGACTATCAGGCCAAGCAGCTCGCGCAGCTGTTTGGAGAAAAGTACACAGAGGATCTCGCTTATATATTCGATCGCTATTACTATCACGGATTTCTCCGCAAGCCGGAGTTCATGACAGGTGACTATCGCTGGAACAGCCTCTTCGAAAAAGAGGACATCAAGGATGTTGGATTTTCCTTTGAGAGCTATGATGAAGCCGAGAATCGCCTAGCGGAGTATCAGCGCATCGCCGACAAGGCGGAAGGTATTTTGGAGGAATTGCCGCCGGAAAAGAAAGCGGCCTTTTTCCAATTGGTGTATTATCCCGTCAAGGGAGCCATGCTCTATAATTCCCAAATGCTATTGGGGTCGAAGAATCGCTGGTACGCGACGCAAGGCCGGGCTTCGGCAAATGGTCTGGTGTCGTTGATTGTTCAGTCGCAGCAAGCGCTCGCCCACCTAACGGAAGAATATAACTCATTGCTGGACGGCAAGTGGAAAGGCATGATGACCGCCCCCGGATTCCTGCCTGAACCTCAACTGCCGCTCACTGACACTGTCTCGCTCGCGGATGAGCCGCAGTGGGACGTATTTGTCGAAGAGGGAGGCTCGGATGAAAATGGGAAGCCTAAGCTTCCCACCTTTAGCAAGTATACACCGTCTGAATACGCTATCGAGGTGTTTAGCAAGTCGCTCAAGTCTATTCACTGGTCAGCGAAAGCGACGAATGAATGGATTCTATTAAGCCGAACCCAGGGTGAAACCTATGGTACGGATCGTGTCGCGGTGAGTATTGATTGGGAGCAAGCGCCGGTGGGCGAAGCGGTGGGCGGATCCATCGTCATCGAGTCAGGGGAAGAGCGCCGGGAAATCGAGGTGTCCGTTTTCAACCCCGCTTCACCTAACGCGGCTGATCTAGAGGGACTCTTCGTCGAAAACGCGGGCGTAGTGAGCATTGCTCCGGCGGATTTCCAGCGCAAGGAGGAGCATGGCGAGGTGACGTTTCAGGTGATCGAAGGGCTGGGTTATAGCAACAAGGCGCTGCAGCTTGGCAGTTCGGTTCTGGACGAAGGAAACGGCTCGTACGTCGAATACGATTTTTATACGTTCTCATCCGGTACGGCGACGGTGAAGGTTTTCATGCTGCCGCTATTCGCGAAAGATCGCGAACATGGAACGCGTTACGGTATTCAGGTCGACGATACGGAGTATCGCGTCTTCGACAATGACGTTAAGGAGTACTCGATGGACTGGGCGCACAATGTAATGCGCAATGCTGCGATCAATAGCTTCGAAGTCGCCATCGACGAGCCTGGCAGGCATACGCTCAAGATCTTTTGCGAGGATCCAGGTATGATTGTTCAAAAGGTCCTGATCGATCTCGGAGGCCTGAAACCTTCCTATCACGGCCCCGAGTCGACGTTGAAGTAG
- the rnc gene encoding ribonuclease III — protein MVASKLKRFIKSVSKDSDKAKAKRGSKITSLPDKQVKQLESKLGYVFKDKGLLAQSMTHPSFLLNTRDQLKNNQRLEFLGDSVIQLVLTEKLYEKYPRHREGKLTSIRSGYARSEYMAMIARELALGNYLILKPKDRQAGVAENDSALCDAFEALIGAVYLDSDFDTSRKIVLSLYNYLDDAPKPVGGVTNPKGKLQELIQPIHGNNAVRYETTAQSGEAHNREFEVTVYCNDQKLGVGTGRTKKEAAEQAALQGLETFKPETEK, from the coding sequence ATGGTCGCATCCAAACTTAAACGCTTCATCAAATCCGTATCCAAAGATTCTGACAAGGCGAAGGCGAAACGTGGTTCGAAAATCACATCTCTGCCGGACAAGCAGGTCAAGCAGCTGGAGAGCAAGTTAGGCTACGTCTTCAAGGACAAGGGTCTGCTCGCCCAGAGCATGACCCACCCTTCCTTCCTGCTCAACACCCGCGACCAGCTCAAAAACAACCAGCGACTGGAGTTTCTGGGCGACTCCGTCATCCAGCTGGTGCTCACCGAGAAGCTCTACGAAAAGTATCCGCGCCATCGGGAAGGCAAGCTCACCTCCATCCGCTCCGGGTATGCGCGCAGTGAATACATGGCCATGATCGCGCGTGAGTTGGCTCTGGGCAACTACCTGATTCTCAAACCAAAGGACCGCCAAGCGGGCGTGGCGGAAAATGACTCCGCCCTGTGCGACGCCTTCGAAGCCCTCATCGGAGCCGTCTACCTGGACTCCGACTTCGATACCTCGCGCAAGATCGTGCTGAGCCTTTATAACTACCTCGACGATGCTCCTAAGCCCGTTGGCGGCGTCACCAACCCCAAGGGCAAGCTGCAAGAGCTCATCCAGCCGATCCACGGCAACAACGCCGTGCGCTACGAAACCACCGCCCAAAGCGGCGAAGCCCACAACCGCGAGTTCGAGGTCACGGTATACTGCAACGACCAAAAGCTTGGCGTGGGCACCGGACGTACCAAAAAGGAGGCCGCCGAACAGGCCGCCCTGCAGGGCTTGGAGACCTTTAAGCCCGAAACTGAAAAATGA
- a CDS encoding VWA domain-containing protein, which yields MKKFGKNDPEFTALALGERSEELDASAIAPEDRAEFEELKRFSEQLSRDLKAPAGDDDIGERRLEDLKESVQRSEGGTAVLRFPGWFSAVAACFTMGSITALVVWTNRDSLEIADLPVEVAAVAEKAPEPAAPPEERKTERPNQDSRPLSEPTRSTGSSQPMQLNQLEMLINAPASSGSEYKDLAISLNDSLAQTEEMRVFDAKPLALGDDGAVAFGPSVATSSRGQGVPMAQPRTLALSKSIEQPRLPEPDRLVRAELPNREGYSRIDETPFTSPLDSPLSTFSIDVDTASYANVRRFIDNGQLPPTDAVRIEELINYFRYDYPLPTDEKPFSVTVDSASAPWNQAHRLVRIGLQGQVVSQAQRPAANLVFLVDVSGSMSSQNKLPLAQKALSLLVDQMRDDDRIAVVVYAGSSGVALPSTTANNKETIKHAIENLRSGGSTNGASGIESAYATAQRHFVEGGINRVILCTDGDFNVGISDQGALTRLIEEKAKSGVFFSAVGFGQGNYRDDMMEVLSNRGNGNYAYIDGETEARKVFVEDMLGTLMTIAKDVKIQVEFNPAKVASYRLIGYENRALAARDFNDDKKDAGEIGSGHSVTALYEIVPAGGEAVEPMVDPLKYQSATVEEGSEELLTVKLRYKQPDADTSQLIERPFVDAGQTLQSANDDLRFAASVAAFGMVLRNSEHVGEYSLSEVESLASGSLGSDRGGYRREFLDTLRKAKSISAAQQRDAAPQGASALE from the coding sequence ATGAAGAAATTTGGAAAAAACGATCCGGAGTTCACCGCTCTGGCTTTGGGGGAGCGTAGTGAGGAATTGGATGCGAGCGCGATCGCTCCGGAAGATCGGGCGGAGTTCGAGGAGTTGAAACGGTTTTCCGAACAGCTCAGTCGAGACCTGAAGGCGCCGGCCGGAGACGACGACATCGGAGAGCGGCGACTCGAAGACCTCAAGGAATCAGTCCAACGGAGCGAAGGGGGAACGGCCGTCTTGCGCTTCCCTGGCTGGTTTTCCGCGGTGGCCGCCTGCTTCACCATGGGTTCTATCACGGCTTTGGTGGTCTGGACGAATCGTGATTCGCTGGAAATCGCCGATCTCCCGGTCGAGGTGGCGGCAGTGGCCGAGAAGGCCCCGGAACCGGCCGCTCCGCCTGAAGAGAGGAAGACCGAACGGCCGAATCAGGATTCTCGTCCCCTCAGCGAACCCACCCGATCTACGGGAAGTTCGCAACCAATGCAGTTGAACCAACTGGAGATGCTGATCAACGCTCCAGCGTCGTCCGGTTCTGAATACAAGGATCTGGCGATCAGCCTCAATGATTCCTTAGCGCAGACCGAGGAGATGCGAGTTTTCGATGCCAAGCCGCTGGCGCTTGGCGACGATGGGGCCGTCGCTTTCGGTCCCAGCGTTGCGACATCCTCGAGGGGGCAGGGCGTTCCAATGGCTCAGCCGAGGACGCTGGCCTTGAGCAAGTCGATTGAACAGCCTCGGTTGCCCGAACCCGACCGTCTGGTTCGAGCGGAGCTTCCCAATCGCGAGGGCTACAGCCGTATCGACGAGACGCCATTCACGTCACCCTTGGACAGCCCGCTGTCGACCTTTTCGATCGACGTCGACACAGCGTCCTATGCCAACGTGCGACGCTTCATCGACAACGGTCAGCTGCCGCCGACGGACGCGGTGCGCATCGAGGAATTGATCAACTACTTTCGATACGACTACCCTCTGCCGACGGACGAAAAGCCGTTTTCAGTCACGGTCGATAGCGCCTCCGCTCCGTGGAACCAAGCCCATCGACTGGTGCGCATCGGCCTGCAAGGGCAGGTCGTATCGCAAGCTCAACGCCCTGCCGCGAACCTGGTTTTCCTCGTCGACGTGTCCGGTTCCATGTCGTCGCAGAACAAGCTGCCACTAGCCCAGAAGGCGCTTTCGTTGCTGGTCGACCAGATGCGGGATGACGATCGTATCGCAGTGGTGGTCTACGCAGGCAGTTCAGGCGTGGCTCTTCCCTCCACCACGGCGAACAACAAGGAAACCATCAAGCATGCCATCGAGAATCTGCGTTCTGGCGGGTCGACCAACGGGGCTTCGGGCATCGAGTCCGCTTATGCCACCGCCCAACGTCACTTTGTAGAGGGAGGAATCAATCGGGTGATTCTCTGCACCGATGGAGACTTCAACGTTGGTATCTCCGATCAAGGTGCCCTCACGCGACTGATCGAGGAAAAAGCCAAGTCAGGGGTCTTTTTCTCCGCCGTCGGATTCGGGCAGGGGAACTACCGCGACGACATGATGGAGGTCTTGTCCAATCGGGGAAATGGAAACTACGCCTACATCGATGGAGAGACGGAAGCCCGCAAGGTGTTCGTCGAAGATATGCTCGGCACGTTGATGACCATTGCCAAGGACGTGAAGATTCAGGTGGAGTTCAATCCAGCTAAAGTCGCGTCGTATCGACTCATTGGGTACGAAAATCGAGCTCTTGCAGCCCGTGACTTCAACGACGATAAGAAGGACGCCGGCGAGATCGGCTCAGGCCACAGCGTGACTGCTCTCTATGAAATCGTGCCTGCCGGAGGCGAGGCGGTAGAGCCGATGGTCGATCCGTTGAAGTATCAGAGCGCGACGGTCGAAGAGGGCTCCGAGGAGCTGTTGACGGTGAAACTGCGCTACAAGCAGCCCGATGCGGATACCAGCCAGCTCATCGAGCGCCCCTTTGTCGATGCAGGACAGACCCTCCAATCCGCGAACGACGATCTCCGATTCGCCGCGTCGGTGGCGGCCTTTGGCATGGTTTTGCGAAACTCCGAGCATGTGGGCGAGTATTCGCTGTCCGAGGTGGAGTCTTTGGCGAGCGGCAGTCTCGGTTCCGACCGAGGCGGGTACCGTCGAGAGTTTCTGGATACGCTGCGAAAGGCGAAATCAATCTCAGCGGCTCAGCAACGAGACGCCGCTCCGCAAGGTGCATCAGCGCTCGAGTGA
- a CDS encoding nucleoside hydrolase-like domain-containing protein has translation MKTLLVLFALLQMICVAAAAETASQRHRVIVLTDMGADPDDEQSLVRLLLYANQIDIEGLVATTSCWQQNAIRPDFIHSILHAYERVQPNLLLHESGYPTADELRAVSKKGIPKYGMQGVGEGMDSEGSDWIIESLERDDARPLWISVWGGPNVLAQALYKIDKTKSESEAKRLISKLRVYTISDQDDSAMWMRKRFPDLFYIATPTDDYGKSTWIAINNNHEGSDNTFVSNPWLAENIQQGHGPLGASYPDTAWGMEGDTPAFLGLIPNGLSDPEHPDWGGWGGRYELSIPDVDAFEDGASVVVPEPETRPLWTDTSDTFYPYRRSEYKRAIERSEQSYSGNAVTLWRWRDDFQRDFAARMDWCLTSYEEANHPPTPRLNHAEELTVKSGQQVTLDAYGSSDPDGDSISFLWFNYPEAGTYTKPINVEGAENVDRFSFTAPEVDEAATAHFVLRVSDKGTPSLSRYKRVIVTIEP, from the coding sequence ATGAAAACCCTCCTAGTACTCTTTGCTCTGCTCCAGATGATATGCGTCGCTGCCGCCGCTGAAACCGCGAGTCAACGCCATCGCGTGATCGTACTGACGGATATGGGGGCCGATCCTGATGACGAACAATCGTTGGTACGGCTGCTTCTGTACGCGAATCAGATCGACATCGAAGGTCTTGTCGCGACGACCTCCTGCTGGCAACAGAATGCGATCCGCCCGGATTTCATTCATAGCATTTTGCACGCCTACGAAAGGGTTCAGCCGAACTTGCTTTTGCACGAGTCTGGCTATCCGACAGCCGATGAGCTGAGAGCCGTATCTAAAAAGGGAATACCGAAATACGGGATGCAAGGTGTGGGCGAAGGGATGGACTCGGAGGGGTCTGATTGGATCATCGAGTCTCTGGAGCGAGACGACGCGCGTCCGCTTTGGATTTCCGTCTGGGGCGGTCCGAATGTGTTGGCTCAGGCCTTATACAAGATTGACAAAACCAAATCCGAGTCGGAAGCGAAACGCCTGATCTCGAAGCTTCGCGTGTATACCATTTCCGATCAGGACGATAGCGCCATGTGGATGAGAAAGCGCTTCCCTGACCTGTTCTACATCGCGACGCCTACCGATGACTACGGAAAGTCGACCTGGATCGCGATCAACAACAACCACGAAGGCAGCGACAATACGTTTGTCAGCAATCCATGGCTGGCGGAAAACATACAGCAGGGACATGGCCCGCTTGGAGCAAGTTATCCGGATACCGCTTGGGGCATGGAGGGCGACACGCCGGCGTTTTTGGGTCTCATCCCAAACGGGCTAAGCGATCCAGAACATCCAGACTGGGGCGGCTGGGGAGGTCGTTACGAGTTGAGCATTCCTGATGTCGATGCGTTTGAAGACGGTGCCTCGGTGGTGGTCCCAGAACCGGAAACGCGTCCTCTATGGACGGATACGTCGGACACGTTCTATCCGTATCGAAGAAGTGAGTACAAGCGGGCCATCGAGCGAAGCGAACAGAGCTACAGCGGAAACGCGGTGACTCTCTGGCGTTGGCGGGACGATTTTCAAAGAGATTTCGCCGCCCGTATGGACTGGTGCTTGACGAGCTATGAAGAGGCAAACCATCCACCAACGCCACGCTTGAACCATGCGGAAGAGCTCACCGTGAAGTCAGGTCAACAAGTGACATTAGACGCCTACGGAAGCAGCGATCCGGATGGCGACAGCATTAGTTTTCTTTGGTTCAACTATCCGGAAGCGGGAACCTATACGAAGCCGATCAACGTTGAAGGAGCGGAAAACGTCGACCGATTCAGTTTCACCGCGCCGGAGGTCGATGAGGCCGCCACGGCTCATTTCGTACTGAGGGTGAGCGACAAGGGAACGCCGTCGCTCTCGCGCTACAAGCGGGTGATCGTGACGATCGAACCATAA
- a CDS encoding sigma-70 family RNA polymerase sigma factor — translation MKTKQGADGQRWERVSQAVDEHQAKLIRYAASIVKDRERAKDVVQETFIRLCRQDWQEVEGHLQAWLFRVTRNLALDVTRKEKRMSYVEEPDSMERLAGDRDGAAREQDRRERAGSLLELADALPSKQREVVLLKFQQDLTYKEISEITGLSVSNVGYLLHHALKDLKSRWQASQPL, via the coding sequence ATGAAAACGAAGCAAGGGGCTGACGGGCAACGCTGGGAGCGCGTGTCGCAAGCGGTCGATGAGCATCAGGCCAAGCTCATTCGCTACGCCGCAAGCATCGTGAAGGATCGCGAGCGGGCCAAGGACGTGGTGCAGGAGACTTTTATCCGTCTTTGCCGGCAGGATTGGCAAGAGGTGGAGGGGCATCTGCAAGCTTGGCTCTTTCGGGTGACGCGAAATCTCGCTCTGGACGTGACGAGAAAGGAAAAGCGAATGAGTTATGTGGAGGAGCCGGATTCCATGGAGCGCCTGGCGGGCGATAGGGATGGAGCGGCGCGGGAACAGGATCGCCGGGAACGGGCGGGAAGCTTGCTGGAGCTGGCGGACGCCTTGCCGAGCAAGCAGCGCGAGGTGGTGCTGCTGAAGTTTCAGCAGGATCTTACCTACAAGGAGATCAGCGAGATTACGGGACTGAGCGTGAGCAATGTGGGCTACCTGCTGCATCACGCTTTGAAGGATTTGAAAAGCCGCTGGCAAGCGAGTCAGCCGCTATGA
- a CDS encoding ParA family protein: MASTTVFTIANQKGGVGKTTTAVNLAAGLADLKIPTLLIDLDPQANATSGLGFEKEEGRSVYPVLMGEGSIEEMVIETGRKHLHLLPSEVDLAAAEIELAQKEDYLLQLKAALAPLFDSGDYRAVIIDCPPALGMLSMNSLAAADHLLVALQCEYLALEGLGQILSVVDRLRDAGVNDHLDVGGIIMTMFDVRTNLSREVVEEVRANLPEKIFDTVIPRTIRLSEAPSFGQTIFEYDKMNPGTTAYRNLAKEIAKRFGLKK, translated from the coding sequence ATGGCTTCCACTACCGTCTTCACCATCGCCAATCAAAAGGGCGGCGTCGGCAAAACAACGACAGCCGTCAATCTCGCCGCCGGCCTGGCCGACCTGAAAATCCCCACCCTCCTCATCGACCTCGATCCGCAGGCTAATGCCACCAGCGGACTGGGCTTCGAAAAGGAGGAAGGACGCAGCGTCTACCCCGTGCTGATGGGCGAAGGCTCCATCGAGGAAATGGTGATCGAAACCGGGCGGAAACACCTGCACCTGCTGCCTTCGGAAGTCGACCTGGCCGCCGCCGAAATCGAGCTCGCCCAGAAGGAGGATTACCTGCTGCAGCTCAAGGCGGCGCTCGCTCCCCTCTTCGACTCCGGCGACTACCGAGCCGTCATCATCGACTGCCCGCCCGCCCTGGGCATGCTTTCCATGAACAGCCTCGCCGCCGCGGACCACCTGCTGGTCGCCCTGCAATGCGAGTACCTCGCTCTCGAAGGACTAGGCCAAATCCTTTCCGTGGTCGATCGCTTGCGCGACGCTGGAGTGAATGACCACCTCGATGTGGGCGGCATCATCATGACCATGTTCGACGTTCGTACCAACCTCTCGCGCGAAGTCGTCGAGGAAGTCCGGGCCAACTTGCCGGAAAAGATTTTCGACACCGTGATCCCCCGCACCATCCGTCTGAGCGAGGCCCCTTCCTTCGGCCAAACCATTTTCGAGTACGACAAGATGAACCCCGGCACCACCGCCTATCGAAATCTGGCCAAGGAAATCGCCAAGCGCTTCGGCTTGAAAAAGTAA